Proteins co-encoded in one Streptomyces diastaticus subsp. diastaticus genomic window:
- a CDS encoding SCO1664 family protein produces the protein MPAPERVPPGPVTTAASGSELSGSAPAGSVTALLSEGELTVLGRIPAASNAVLHCAVVHQGRRAACVYKPVAGEQPLWDFPDGTLAQREVAAHEVCAALGWELVPPTVLREGPYGPGMVQLWIDQPEDAPEEPGAGAGTAAPGAAGAPGLVPVGRLLALADAERPAPAGWRAIGLAEVPGGGTALLVHADDARLRRLAVLDAVINNSDRKGGHLLTTADGRLYGIDHGVTFHTDDKLRTLLWGWAGEPLPDEALTALGRLAAALGEDEPLTTRLAALVTPAELAALRDRVAALLASGTHPVPSGEWPAIPWPPV, from the coding sequence ATGCCCGCGCCAGAACGGGTACCGCCGGGACCTGTGACCACCGCCGCCTCCGGCTCCGAGCTGTCCGGCTCCGCCCCCGCCGGCTCCGTCACCGCCCTGCTCAGCGAGGGCGAGCTGACCGTGCTCGGCCGCATCCCCGCGGCGTCCAACGCCGTGCTGCACTGCGCCGTCGTCCACCAGGGCCGCCGGGCCGCCTGCGTCTACAAGCCGGTCGCGGGGGAGCAGCCGCTCTGGGACTTCCCCGACGGGACCCTCGCCCAGCGGGAGGTCGCCGCCCACGAGGTGTGCGCCGCCCTCGGCTGGGAGCTGGTCCCGCCCACCGTGCTGCGCGAGGGGCCGTACGGGCCCGGCATGGTGCAACTCTGGATCGACCAGCCCGAGGACGCGCCCGAGGAGCCCGGCGCCGGCGCAGGGACCGCCGCACCCGGCGCCGCCGGCGCCCCCGGCCTGGTCCCCGTCGGCCGTCTGCTGGCCCTCGCCGACGCCGAGCGGCCCGCGCCCGCCGGGTGGCGCGCCATCGGGCTCGCCGAGGTGCCGGGCGGCGGCACCGCGCTGCTGGTCCACGCCGACGACGCGCGGCTGCGCCGCCTCGCCGTGCTGGACGCGGTCATCAACAACAGCGACCGCAAGGGCGGCCACCTGCTCACCACCGCCGACGGCCGTCTTTACGGCATCGACCACGGGGTCACCTTCCACACCGACGACAAGCTGCGCACCCTGCTCTGGGGCTGGGCCGGGGAACCGCTCCCCGACGAGGCCCTCACCGCGCTGGGCCGGCTGGCCGCCGCCCTCGGTGAGGACGAGCCGCTCACCACCCGTCTGGCCGCCCTGGTCACCCCCGCCGAACTGGCGGCGCTGCGCGACCGGGTGGCCGCCCTGCTGGCCTCCGGCACCCACCCCGTGCCCAGCGGCGAATGGCCCGCGATCCCCTGGCCGCCCGTCTGA
- a CDS encoding DUF3090 domain-containing protein yields the protein MSRQVFLFDPPERFVAGTVGLPGRRTFFLQASSQGRVTSVALEKTQVAALAERMNELLDEVVRRSGGNAAVPAVVPAEVADSAPLDNPVEEEFRVGTMALAWDGEDQRMIVEAQALVELEGDSDEDLAAAEERLLQDEENGPPMLRVRLSGAQARAFAKRALDVVNAGRPPCPLCSLPLDPEGHVCPRQNGYRRDL from the coding sequence GTGTCCCGTCAGGTGTTCCTCTTCGACCCGCCCGAGCGCTTCGTCGCCGGGACGGTCGGTCTGCCCGGACGCAGGACCTTCTTCCTCCAGGCGTCCTCGCAAGGCCGGGTCACCAGCGTGGCCCTGGAGAAGACCCAGGTCGCCGCGCTCGCCGAGCGCATGAACGAACTGCTGGACGAGGTCGTCCGCCGCAGCGGCGGCAATGCCGCGGTGCCCGCCGTGGTCCCGGCCGAGGTCGCCGACAGCGCGCCCCTCGACAACCCGGTCGAGGAGGAGTTCCGGGTCGGCACGATGGCGCTGGCCTGGGACGGCGAGGACCAGCGGATGATCGTCGAGGCGCAGGCGCTGGTCGAGCTGGAGGGCGACTCCGACGAGGACCTGGCCGCCGCCGAGGAGCGCCTCCTCCAGGACGAGGAGAACGGCCCCCCGATGCTCCGGGTCCGCCTCTCCGGTGCGCAGGCCCGGGCCTTCGCCAAGCGCGCCCTGGACGTCGTCAACGCCGGCCGGCCGCCCTGCCCGCTGTGCAGCCTGCCGCTCGACCCGGAAGGACACGTATGCCCGCGCCAGAACGGGTACCGCCGGGACCTGTGA
- a CDS encoding MIP/aquaporin family protein has translation MSSSNIFIGETIGTAVLILLGVGVCAAVTLKGSKAKDAGWLTVSFGWGFAVLTGAYLSSGVSGAHLNPAVTIGLAIEGGTAWSDVPLYLGSQLLGAMIGAALVWLAYYGHFQAHLKDEAVLAEAAAAPKDAPGPVLGVFSTTAQIRDTVQNLSTEIIATTVLVLAILTQGLNDEGNGLGVLGALITALVVVGIGLSLGGPTGYAINPVRDLGPRLVHAVLPLPNKGGSAWEYAWIPVAGPLLGGALAGGIYQLGFA, from the coding sequence GTGTCCAGCTCCAACATCTTCATCGGCGAGACGATCGGTACCGCCGTACTCATCCTGCTCGGCGTCGGCGTCTGCGCCGCCGTCACGCTCAAGGGTTCCAAGGCGAAGGACGCCGGCTGGCTCACGGTGTCCTTCGGCTGGGGCTTCGCCGTCCTCACCGGTGCCTACCTCTCCTCCGGGGTCTCCGGCGCCCACCTGAACCCGGCCGTGACCATAGGCCTGGCGATAGAGGGCGGCACCGCGTGGTCGGACGTCCCCCTCTACCTGGGTTCTCAGCTGCTGGGCGCGATGATCGGCGCCGCCCTCGTCTGGCTGGCGTACTACGGCCACTTCCAGGCGCACCTCAAGGACGAGGCCGTGCTCGCGGAGGCGGCCGCCGCCCCGAAGGACGCGCCCGGCCCGGTCCTCGGCGTCTTCTCCACCACCGCGCAGATCCGCGACACCGTGCAGAACCTCAGCACCGAGATCATCGCCACCACCGTGCTGGTGCTGGCGATCCTGACCCAGGGGCTCAACGACGAGGGCAACGGCCTCGGCGTCCTCGGCGCGCTCATCACCGCTCTGGTCGTGGTCGGCATCGGCCTGTCTCTCGGCGGCCCCACGGGGTACGCGATCAACCCGGTCCGCGACCTCGGCCCCCGGCTGGTGCACGCGGTGCTGCCGCTGCCGAACAAGGGCGGCTCCGCCTGGGAGTATGCCTGGATTCCGGTGGCGGGACCGCTGCTCGGCGGCGCCCTCGCCGGCGGCATCTACCAACTGGGGTTCGCCTGA
- a CDS encoding MSMEG_4193 family putative phosphomutase, translating into MPTLILVRHGRSTANTAGILAGRTPGVRLDDHGRAQAEALPARLAAVPLAAAVSSPLERCRETLAPLLAARPGLPVHLEERVNECDYGDWSGRKLSELSGEPLMEVVQQHPSAAAFPGGESMRHMHHRAAEAVREWNARVTAEHGEDAAYLLCTHGDIIKSLVADALGLHLDLFQRVSVQPCSVTAIRFTRLRPFLVRLGDTGDLDSLAPRPAGDEEAGRATVGGGTGAP; encoded by the coding sequence ATGCCCACCCTGATCCTCGTCCGGCACGGACGCTCCACCGCCAACACCGCGGGAATCCTCGCCGGGCGCACCCCGGGTGTCCGCCTCGACGACCACGGCCGTGCCCAGGCCGAGGCGCTGCCCGCCCGGCTGGCCGCCGTCCCGCTGGCCGCCGCCGTCAGCAGCCCGCTGGAGCGCTGCCGGGAGACCCTCGCCCCGCTGCTGGCCGCCCGCCCCGGGCTGCCGGTCCACCTGGAGGAGCGGGTCAACGAGTGCGACTACGGCGACTGGTCGGGCCGCAAGCTCTCCGAGCTGAGCGGTGAGCCGCTGATGGAGGTCGTCCAGCAGCACCCCTCGGCCGCCGCCTTCCCCGGCGGCGAGTCGATGCGACACATGCACCACCGCGCCGCCGAGGCGGTCCGGGAGTGGAACGCCCGCGTCACCGCCGAGCACGGCGAGGACGCCGCCTACCTGCTCTGCACCCACGGCGACATCATCAAGTCCCTGGTGGCCGACGCGCTCGGCCTCCACCTCGACCTCTTCCAGCGCGTCTCGGTCCAGCCCTGCTCGGTCACCGCCATCCGCTTCACCCGGCTGCGCCCCTTCCTCGTGCGCCTCGGCGACACCGGGGACCTGGACTCCCTGGCACCCCGCCCCGCCGGCGACGAGGAGGCCGGCCGGGCCACGGTCGGGGGCGGTACGGGCGCACCGTGA
- a CDS encoding magnesium and cobalt transport protein CorA: MIVDCGIYRAGRRTERAGEFTEALAKARAWDDAFVWLSVRDPSEEEFGRISEEFGLHPLAVEDALKAHQRPKLEVYDDSLFMVVKPVRYEPASDRVSLGEVMVFVGDHFVLTVRHGEGSAPDQVRARLEREPEMLAHGPTAVLHGVADAVVDHYLEVAAELQTDLEELEAEVFSPDSSGSRDTAERIYTFKRQIVEFRRATGPLTAPLGRLAGAGPFGHGVPFVHDASQPFFRDVSDHLLRVNESVESLDRLVSDILSAHLAQMGVRQNDDMRKISAWAAMAAVPTMIAGIYGMNFEAMPELDWPGSYPVVILVMGGVVVALHRQFKRRGWL; encoded by the coding sequence GTGATCGTGGACTGTGGCATCTACCGGGCCGGCCGCCGCACCGAGCGGGCCGGCGAGTTCACCGAGGCGCTGGCGAAGGCCCGGGCCTGGGACGACGCCTTCGTGTGGCTGAGCGTGCGGGACCCGAGCGAGGAGGAGTTCGGGCGGATCAGCGAGGAGTTCGGGCTGCACCCGCTGGCGGTGGAGGACGCCCTCAAGGCGCACCAGCGGCCGAAGCTGGAGGTGTACGACGACTCGCTGTTCATGGTGGTGAAGCCGGTGCGGTACGAGCCCGCGAGCGACCGGGTCTCCCTCGGCGAGGTGATGGTCTTCGTCGGCGACCACTTCGTGCTGACGGTGCGGCACGGGGAGGGGTCCGCGCCGGACCAGGTGCGGGCCCGCCTGGAGCGCGAGCCGGAGATGCTGGCGCACGGCCCCACCGCGGTGCTCCACGGCGTCGCCGACGCCGTGGTCGACCACTACCTGGAGGTGGCGGCCGAACTCCAGACGGACCTGGAGGAACTGGAGGCGGAGGTCTTCTCACCGGACTCCTCGGGCAGCCGCGACACCGCCGAACGGATCTACACCTTCAAGCGGCAGATCGTGGAGTTCCGCCGGGCGACGGGCCCGCTGACGGCGCCGTTGGGACGGCTGGCCGGAGCCGGCCCGTTCGGCCACGGGGTGCCGTTCGTGCACGACGCCTCCCAGCCCTTCTTCCGGGACGTGAGTGACCACCTGCTGCGGGTCAACGAGTCGGTGGAGAGCCTGGACCGGCTGGTCTCGGACATCCTCTCGGCGCACCTCGCCCAGATGGGGGTCCGGCAGAACGACGACATGCGGAAGATCTCCGCGTGGGCCGCGATGGCCGCGGTGCCCACGATGATCGCGGGGATCTACGGGATGAACTTCGAGGCCATGCCCGAACTGGACTGGCCGGGCAGCTACCCGGTGGTGATCCTGGTGATGGGGGGCGTCGTGGTCGCCCTGCACCGCCAGTTCAAGCGGCGTGGCTGGCTCTGA
- the glpK gene encoding glycerol kinase GlpK, producing MTDAHTAGPFIAAIDQGTTSSRCIIFDRDGRIVAVDQKEHEQIFPKPGWVEHDAAEIWTNVQEVVAGAVAKAEITREDIKAIGITNQRETTLLWDRHTGEPVHNAIVWQDTRTDALCRDLGRNVGKDRFRRETGLPLASYFAGPKARWLLDNVEGLRERAEAGDILFGTMDSWVIWNLTGGTEGGVHVTDVTNASRTMLMNLHRMEWDERICSSIGVPTEVLPEIRSSAEVYGEVSGGRLGELLGGIPVASALGDQQAALFGQTCFAEGEAKSTYGTGTFMLMNTGEKIINSYSGLLTTVGYRIGDQDPVYALEGSIAVTGSLVQWMRDQMGLINSAAEIETLASSVEDNGGAYFVPAFSGLFAPYWRPDARGVIAGLTRYVTKAHIARAVLEATAWQTREITDAMTKDSGVELTSLKVDGGMTSNNLLMQTMANFVDAPVVRPMVAETTCLGAAYAAGLAVGFWPDTDTLRANWRRAAEWTPDMDPEVRDHEYRKWLKAVERTFDWLDDEEN from the coding sequence GTGACCGACGCACACACCGCAGGCCCCTTCATCGCCGCGATCGACCAGGGGACCACGTCGAGCCGCTGCATCATCTTCGACCGGGACGGCCGGATCGTCGCCGTGGACCAGAAGGAACACGAGCAGATCTTCCCCAAGCCGGGCTGGGTCGAGCACGACGCCGCCGAGATCTGGACCAACGTCCAGGAGGTGGTCGCCGGAGCCGTCGCCAAGGCCGAGATCACCCGCGAGGACATCAAGGCCATCGGCATCACCAACCAGCGTGAGACGACGCTGCTGTGGGACCGGCACACCGGAGAGCCGGTCCACAACGCCATCGTCTGGCAGGACACCCGCACCGACGCGCTCTGCCGCGATCTCGGCCGCAACGTCGGCAAGGACCGCTTCCGCCGCGAGACCGGCCTGCCGCTCGCCTCGTACTTCGCCGGGCCCAAGGCCCGCTGGCTGCTCGACAACGTCGAGGGGCTGCGCGAGCGCGCCGAGGCCGGGGACATCCTCTTCGGCACCATGGACTCCTGGGTCATCTGGAACCTCACCGGCGGTACCGAGGGCGGCGTCCACGTCACCGACGTCACCAACGCCTCGCGCACCATGCTGATGAACCTGCACCGCATGGAGTGGGACGAGCGGATCTGCTCGTCGATCGGCGTGCCCACCGAGGTGCTGCCCGAGATCCGCTCCTCCGCCGAGGTCTACGGCGAGGTCAGCGGCGGCCGCCTCGGCGAGCTGCTCGGCGGCATCCCCGTCGCCTCCGCGCTCGGCGACCAGCAGGCGGCCCTCTTCGGCCAGACCTGTTTCGCCGAGGGCGAGGCCAAGTCGACGTACGGCACCGGCACGTTCATGCTGATGAACACCGGCGAGAAGATCATCAACTCCTACTCGGGGCTGCTGACCACCGTCGGCTACCGCATCGGCGACCAGGACCCGGTCTACGCCCTGGAAGGGTCGATCGCCGTCACCGGCTCGCTCGTCCAGTGGATGCGCGACCAGATGGGGCTGATCAACTCCGCCGCCGAGATCGAGACGCTGGCCTCCTCGGTCGAGGACAACGGCGGCGCCTACTTCGTCCCCGCCTTCTCGGGTCTCTTCGCCCCCTACTGGCGGCCGGACGCCCGCGGCGTCATCGCGGGCCTGACCCGGTACGTGACCAAGGCGCACATCGCCCGGGCCGTGCTGGAGGCGACCGCCTGGCAGACCCGCGAGATCACCGACGCCATGACCAAGGACTCCGGCGTCGAGCTGACCTCGCTCAAGGTCGACGGCGGCATGACCTCCAACAACCTGCTCATGCAGACCATGGCCAACTTCGTCGACGCCCCGGTGGTCCGCCCGATGGTGGCCGAGACCACGTGCCTGGGCGCCGCCTACGCGGCCGGCCTCGCGGTCGGCTTCTGGCCCGACACCGACACCCTGCGCGCCAACTGGCGCCGGGCGGCCGAGTGGACCCCGGACATGGACCCCGAGGTCCGCGACCACGAGTACCGCAAGTGGCTCAAGGCCGTCGAGCGCACCTTCGACTGGCTCGACGACGAAGAGAACTGA
- a CDS encoding PAC2 family protein — MIELEGVPELVDPVMVAAFEGWNDAGDAASTAVAHLEQEWKGEVFAALDAEDYYDFQVNRPTVWMDGGVRKVTWPTTRLSVIRIGGEKPRDLVLVRGIEPSMRWRSFCNELLGFAHELGVELVVVLGALLGDTPHTRPVPVSGVTSDPDLARTMNLEESRYEGPTGIVGILQEACTHAGVPAVSLWAAVPHYVSQPPNPKATLALLNRLEDVLDLRIPLGDLAEDARAWQLGVDQLAAEDSEVAEYVQSLEEARDTAELPEASGEAIAREFERYLRRRDGGGPGGHATDGGRAAEGEGPFLREGPDRTRPPHPKRTGPLPGTAPEGREAPRPAEDGPEDGRADGDTPGSKGDDGPDGDSRPGSGD; from the coding sequence GTGATCGAGCTCGAGGGGGTACCCGAGCTGGTCGACCCGGTCATGGTGGCCGCGTTCGAAGGCTGGAACGACGCCGGCGACGCCGCCTCCACCGCGGTCGCGCACCTGGAGCAGGAGTGGAAGGGCGAGGTGTTCGCGGCGCTGGACGCCGAGGACTACTACGACTTCCAGGTCAACCGCCCCACGGTGTGGATGGACGGCGGGGTGCGCAAGGTGACCTGGCCGACGACCCGGCTGTCGGTGATCCGGATCGGCGGCGAGAAGCCCCGTGACCTGGTCCTGGTCCGCGGCATCGAACCCAGCATGCGCTGGCGCTCGTTCTGCAACGAACTGCTGGGCTTCGCCCACGAGCTCGGCGTCGAACTGGTCGTCGTCCTCGGCGCCCTGCTGGGCGACACCCCGCACACGCGCCCGGTCCCGGTCAGCGGCGTCACCTCCGACCCGGACCTGGCCCGCACGATGAACCTGGAGGAGAGCCGCTACGAGGGCCCCACCGGCATCGTCGGCATCCTCCAGGAGGCGTGCACGCACGCCGGGGTACCCGCGGTGAGCCTGTGGGCGGCGGTCCCGCACTACGTCTCGCAGCCGCCCAACCCGAAGGCGACGCTCGCCCTGCTGAACCGCCTGGAGGACGTACTGGACCTGCGCATCCCGCTGGGCGACCTGGCGGAGGACGCGCGGGCCTGGCAGCTCGGGGTGGACCAGCTGGCCGCCGAGGACAGCGAGGTGGCCGAGTACGTCCAGTCGCTGGAGGAGGCGCGGGACACCGCGGAGCTGCCCGAGGCGTCGGGCGAGGCCATCGCCCGGGAGTTCGAGCGGTACCTGCGGCGCCGCGACGGCGGCGGTCCCGGCGGCCACGCCACCGACGGCGGGCGGGCCGCCGAGGGTGAGGGTCCGTTCCTGCGTGAGGGCCCCGACCGCACCCGGCCGCCGCACCCCAAGCGCACCGGCCCGCTCCCGGGCACCGCCCCCGAGGGCCGGGAGGCGCCGCGCCCCGCGGAGGACGGCCCCGAGGACGGCCGGGCGGACGGCGATACCCCCGGGAGCAAGGGCGACGACGGTCCGGACGGAGACTCCCGACCGGGTTCCGGCGACTGA
- a CDS encoding glycerol-3-phosphate dehydrogenase/oxidase — translation MTTPHSVPALGTHPAAGPNPGRAETRDQLSRATYDLLVIGGGILGISTAWHAAQSGLRVALVDAGDFAGATSSASSKLLHGGLRYLQTGAVKLVAENHFERRAVSKQVAPHLARPLTFYLPVYKGGPHGAAKLGAGVFAYSALSAFGDGVGHVISPERARRDVPELRTDGLRAVAVYGDDQMNDARMALMTVRAAVDAGTEVLNHAEVTGLRFTRGRVTGAELRDRLDGTEFGVDARLVLNATGPWTDHLRAMEDKAAAPSVRLSKGAHLVLRRTSPWKAALATPIDKYRITFALPWEDMLLLGTTDEEYEGDPRDVSVTDQDVTQILDEAAFSVRDQQLSRDLITYSFAGLRVLPGGPGDTSKAKRETVVSEGPGGMLSVAGGKWTTFRHIGRTVIDKLAKLPGRPLTDDMEPMRSLPRMPLPGIANPQAVAHRLLVDGPAPGPRMAPDTARHLATHYGSLAFDIARLANEDPSLAERVHPDAPEIRAQVVYARDREWAETAEDVLRRRTTLTVRGLDTPEVRDDVAKLLADRRS, via the coding sequence ATGACCACCCCGCACAGCGTCCCGGCCCTCGGGACGCACCCGGCAGCCGGCCCCAACCCGGGCCGGGCCGAGACCCGGGACCAGCTGTCCCGGGCGACCTACGACCTCCTGGTGATCGGCGGCGGCATCCTGGGCATCTCCACCGCCTGGCACGCCGCGCAGTCCGGCCTCAGGGTCGCCCTGGTCGACGCGGGGGACTTCGCCGGAGCCACCTCGTCGGCCTCCTCCAAGCTGCTCCACGGCGGCCTGCGCTACCTCCAGACCGGCGCGGTCAAACTGGTCGCGGAGAACCACTTCGAGCGGCGCGCCGTCTCCAAGCAGGTCGCCCCGCACCTGGCCCGCCCGCTCACCTTCTACCTGCCCGTCTACAAGGGCGGCCCGCACGGCGCCGCCAAGCTGGGCGCGGGTGTCTTCGCGTACTCCGCGCTCTCCGCCTTCGGCGACGGCGTCGGCCACGTGATCAGCCCCGAGCGGGCCCGCCGCGACGTGCCGGAGCTGCGCACCGACGGGCTGCGCGCGGTCGCCGTCTACGGCGACGACCAGATGAACGACGCCCGGATGGCGCTGATGACGGTCCGCGCGGCCGTCGACGCGGGCACCGAGGTGCTGAACCACGCCGAGGTCACCGGCCTGCGCTTCACCCGCGGCCGGGTCACCGGCGCCGAGCTGCGGGACCGCCTGGACGGCACCGAGTTCGGCGTCGACGCCCGCCTCGTCCTCAACGCCACCGGCCCCTGGACCGACCACCTGCGCGCCATGGAGGACAAGGCGGCCGCCCCCTCGGTCCGCCTCTCCAAGGGCGCCCACCTGGTGCTGCGCCGCACCTCCCCCTGGAAGGCCGCGCTCGCCACCCCGATCGACAAGTACCGCATCACCTTCGCGCTGCCCTGGGAGGACATGCTCCTGCTCGGCACCACCGACGAGGAGTACGAGGGCGACCCGCGCGACGTCTCGGTCACCGACCAGGACGTCACGCAGATCCTCGACGAGGCCGCCTTCTCCGTCCGTGACCAGCAGCTCTCCCGGGACCTCATCACCTACTCGTTCGCCGGTCTGCGGGTGCTGCCCGGCGGGCCCGGCGACACCTCCAAGGCCAAGCGGGAGACGGTGGTCAGCGAGGGTCCCGGCGGAATGCTCTCGGTGGCCGGCGGCAAGTGGACCACCTTCCGGCACATCGGCCGCACCGTCATCGACAAGCTGGCCAAGCTCCCGGGCCGCCCGCTGACCGACGACATGGAGCCGATGCGCAGCCTGCCCCGGATGCCCCTGCCGGGCATCGCCAACCCGCAGGCGGTCGCGCACCGGCTGCTGGTCGACGGGCCCGCACCCGGGCCCCGGATGGCCCCCGACACCGCCCGCCACCTGGCGACCCACTACGGTTCGCTCGCCTTCGACATCGCCCGACTGGCCAACGAGGACCCGTCGCTGGCCGAGCGCGTCCACCCGGACGCCCCGGAGATCCGGGCGCAGGTCGTCTACGCCCGCGACCGCGAGTGGGCCGAGACGGCCGAGGACGTGCTGCGCCGCCGCACCACGCTCACCGTGCGCGGGCTCGACACCCCCGAGGTCCGCGACGACGTGGCCAAGCTGCTGGCGGACCGCCGGAGCTGA
- a CDS encoding IclR family transcriptional regulator codes for MARNIQSLERAAAMLRLLAGGERRLGLSDIASTLGLAKGTAHGILRTLQAEGFVEQEPASGRYQLGAELLRLGNSYLDVHELRARALVWTDDLARSSGEAVYLGVLHQQGVLIVHHVFRPDDSRQVLEVGAMHPLHSTALGKVLCAFDPVAHSEVLECERGPLTGRTVTEPTAFEEALDLTRARGWASDQEETWEGVASLAAPIHDRRRMPVGAVGVTGPVERLCPDGTLRTELVTAVRDCARAVSRDLGAGRF; via the coding sequence ATGGCACGGAACATCCAGTCGCTGGAGCGGGCCGCGGCGATGCTGCGGCTGCTGGCGGGGGGTGAGCGGCGGCTCGGGCTCTCCGACATCGCCTCGACGCTCGGCCTCGCCAAGGGCACGGCCCACGGCATCCTGCGCACCCTCCAGGCGGAGGGCTTCGTCGAGCAGGAACCGGCCTCGGGCCGCTACCAGCTCGGCGCGGAGCTGCTGCGCCTGGGCAACAGCTACCTGGACGTGCACGAGCTGCGGGCCCGCGCGCTGGTCTGGACGGACGACCTGGCCCGCTCCAGCGGCGAGGCGGTCTACCTCGGGGTGCTGCACCAGCAGGGCGTACTGATCGTGCACCACGTCTTCCGGCCGGACGACTCGCGGCAGGTCCTGGAGGTGGGCGCCATGCACCCGCTGCACTCCACGGCCCTCGGCAAGGTGCTCTGCGCCTTCGACCCGGTGGCCCACAGCGAGGTCCTGGAGTGCGAGCGCGGACCGCTCACCGGCCGCACCGTCACCGAGCCCACCGCCTTCGAGGAGGCGCTGGACCTGACCCGGGCGCGCGGGTGGGCCAGCGACCAGGAGGAGACCTGGGAGGGCGTGGCCTCGCTGGCGGCACCCATCCACGACCGGCGCCGGATGCCGGTGGGAGCGGTCGGCGTCACGGGCCCCGTGGAGCGGCTCTGCCCGGACGGCACGCTGCGCACCGAGCTGGTGACGGCGGTGCGCGACTGCGCCCGGGCCGTCTCGCGGGATCTGGGCGCCGGGCGGTTCTGA
- the mshC gene encoding cysteine--1-D-myo-inosityl 2-amino-2-deoxy-alpha-D-glucopyranoside ligase, which produces MHAWPASEVPALPGKGRDLRIHDTVTGGPKTLTPGPVARLYVCGITPYDATHMGHAATYNAFDLVQRVWLDTKRQVHYVQNVTDVDDPLLERAVRDGVEWTGLAERETALFREDMTALRMIPPRDYIGAVEAIPRIIPLVERLRDAGAAYELEGDLYFSVESDPHFGEVSHLDAAAMRLLSAERGGDPERPGKKNPLDPMLWMAAREGEPSWDGGSLGQGRPGWHIECVAIALDHLGMGFDLQGGGSDLIFPHHEMGASHAHAATGEHPFAQAYAHAGMVALDGEKMSKSKGNLVFVSAVRRAGVDPAAIRLALHAHHYRADWEWTDATLQEAVARLARWRAAVSRPDGPDASAVVEQVRAALADDLDAPAALRAVDAWARLQEAGGGTDEGAPGVVSRTVDALLGVAL; this is translated from the coding sequence ATGCATGCCTGGCCCGCTTCCGAGGTCCCCGCCCTGCCCGGCAAGGGTCGCGACCTGAGGATCCACGACACCGTGACCGGGGGGCCGAAGACCCTCACCCCCGGCCCCGTCGCCCGTCTCTACGTCTGCGGCATCACGCCGTACGACGCGACCCACATGGGTCACGCGGCGACCTACAACGCGTTCGACCTCGTCCAGCGCGTGTGGCTCGACACCAAGCGTCAGGTGCACTACGTCCAGAACGTCACGGACGTGGACGACCCGCTCCTCGAGCGCGCCGTGCGCGACGGCGTGGAGTGGACCGGCCTGGCCGAGCGCGAGACGGCCCTCTTCCGCGAGGACATGACCGCGCTCAGGATGATCCCGCCCCGCGACTACATCGGCGCCGTCGAGGCCATACCCCGCATCATCCCGCTGGTCGAGCGGCTGCGGGACGCGGGCGCCGCCTACGAGCTCGAAGGCGACCTCTACTTCTCCGTCGAGTCCGACCCGCACTTCGGCGAGGTCTCCCACCTCGACGCCGCCGCGATGCGCCTGCTCTCCGCCGAGCGGGGCGGCGACCCCGAGCGGCCCGGCAAGAAGAACCCGCTCGACCCGATGCTGTGGATGGCGGCCCGCGAGGGCGAACCCAGCTGGGACGGCGGCAGCCTCGGCCAGGGCCGGCCCGGCTGGCACATCGAGTGCGTCGCCATCGCCCTGGACCACCTCGGCATGGGATTCGACCTCCAGGGCGGCGGCTCGGACCTAATCTTCCCGCACCACGAGATGGGCGCCTCGCACGCCCACGCCGCCACCGGCGAGCACCCCTTCGCACAGGCCTACGCGCACGCGGGGATGGTCGCGCTGGACGGCGAGAAGATGTCCAAGTCCAAGGGGAACCTGGTCTTCGTCTCCGCGGTGCGCCGCGCCGGCGTCGACCCGGCCGCCATCCGCCTCGCCCTCCACGCCCACCACTACCGGGCCGACTGGGAGTGGACCGACGCCACCCTCCAGGAGGCCGTGGCGCGCCTCGCCCGCTGGCGTGCGGCCGTCTCCCGCCCCGACGGACCGGACGCCTCCGCCGTCGTCGAACAGGTACGCGCGGCCCTCGCCGACGACCTGGACGCGCCCGCCGCCCTGCGCGCCGTGGACGCCTGGGCCCGCCTCCAGGAGGCCGGGGGCGGTACCGACGAGGGCGCCCCGGGCGTCGTCTCCCGCACCGTGGACGCCCTGCTCGGCGTGGCACTCTGA